From one Desulfobaculum xiamenense genomic stretch:
- a CDS encoding bacteriohemerythrin, which produces MPGIEKIQVIRGVHWVEVPAANLRILCGCPADSVKHLMKRGIIQPRRKDGVAYETGPNAILLSDVMVQSGSFSNLAEFPVLQMLYRQGMLLPGHPNNTGEKPLIIGSDSQVRAQMNYIHRGNYGLVSEEELVAAGVPRSRARELMRMKLRFAFGQIRHPSELLDKCVIGADPVEIRPGVTIRRLRLNVFEIAADSESVTVDLNMPHNAAYEAPYPLGFHDIDRQYFAVVHSGCGDGWDINRPAMASIIMFQGRIYLIDAGANILHSLTALGIGINEIEGVFHTHAHDDHFCGLATLMRSDHRIRYYAVPHVRDSVARKLAALVDRDVDDFALYFEPHDLVEGVWNDIEGLEVRPAFSPHPVETTIMYFRALAGDGYRSYAHLADIASLSVLKGMIVDDESPGISPTMYGRVLEDYITPADLKKIDIGGGLIHGNAEDFAEDSSGKLVLAHVARDLTGREKEVGSGAPFGMTDVLIPGHQDYVKMFAFYALQTYFPSVPRHQLKMLMNNDVVTFNPESILLRKGTVPSAIFLILTGAVEMLDTTSEVHNILSAGGLVGEIAGMVRAPVQETFRAMNFVRALRIPSTLYLEFVRRGGLYHDIERLQDRRDFLQKSWLFGESLSYPVQNIVANAMTPESLTSGTDILRGRTDRRELFLVREGEVEVLIGGNVLETLGFGDFFGEGSVLFNTPCVHRVRSVNAVQLFRITHDVILDIPIVRWKLFETYERRMKLMLNPELVGGSIFQWRDEYATGVPAMDAQHKELLLAADRVYHALIQGRSRADLEEFVNFLVAYAKAHFDDEEQLMREHDYPDLETHHRHHMRLMEEVEAHLAAFRSGELQLDAEFMEFVKDWLINHILLDDRQYGNAFGTPRTD; this is translated from the coding sequence ATGCCCGGCATCGAGAAGATACAGGTCATCCGAGGCGTCCACTGGGTGGAGGTTCCGGCCGCGAACCTGCGCATCCTATGCGGCTGTCCGGCCGACAGCGTGAAGCACCTCATGAAGCGCGGCATCATCCAGCCGCGCAGAAAGGATGGCGTGGCCTACGAAACCGGTCCCAACGCCATTCTGCTCTCGGACGTCATGGTCCAGAGCGGCTCCTTCTCCAATCTCGCCGAATTCCCAGTGCTCCAGATGCTCTACCGGCAGGGCATGCTCCTGCCGGGGCATCCCAACAACACGGGCGAAAAACCGCTCATCATCGGCTCGGACTCACAGGTCCGCGCGCAGATGAACTATATCCATCGCGGCAACTACGGCCTCGTCAGCGAGGAGGAACTAGTGGCCGCAGGCGTACCGCGCAGCCGGGCTCGCGAACTCATGCGCATGAAACTGCGCTTCGCCTTCGGACAGATCCGCCACCCAAGCGAACTGCTGGACAAATGCGTCATCGGGGCCGACCCCGTAGAGATTCGTCCCGGCGTCACCATCCGCAGGCTGCGGCTCAACGTCTTCGAAATCGCCGCGGACAGCGAATCCGTCACCGTGGACCTCAACATGCCCCACAACGCCGCCTACGAAGCCCCCTATCCCCTCGGATTCCACGACATCGACCGTCAGTACTTCGCCGTGGTCCACTCCGGCTGCGGCGACGGCTGGGACATCAACCGCCCGGCCATGGCGTCCATCATCATGTTTCAGGGGCGCATCTACCTCATCGATGCCGGGGCGAACATCCTGCACAGCCTCACGGCGCTCGGCATCGGCATCAACGAGATCGAAGGCGTCTTCCACACCCACGCCCACGACGACCACTTCTGCGGACTGGCCACCCTCATGCGCAGCGACCACCGCATCCGCTACTACGCAGTGCCCCACGTGCGCGACTCGGTTGCCCGCAAGCTGGCCGCGCTGGTGGACCGCGACGTGGACGACTTCGCGCTCTACTTCGAGCCGCACGACCTCGTGGAAGGCGTGTGGAACGACATCGAAGGCCTCGAAGTGCGCCCGGCGTTCTCCCCGCATCCGGTGGAGACGACCATCATGTACTTCCGCGCGCTGGCGGGGGACGGCTACCGCTCCTACGCCCACCTCGCGGACATCGCCAGCCTGTCCGTCCTGAAGGGAATGATCGTGGACGACGAATCGCCGGGCATATCGCCCACCATGTACGGACGCGTGCTGGAGGACTACATCACCCCGGCGGACCTCAAGAAGATCGACATCGGCGGCGGGCTCATCCACGGCAACGCCGAGGACTTCGCCGAGGACAGCTCGGGCAAGCTAGTGCTCGCCCACGTGGCCCGCGACCTGACCGGCCGCGAGAAGGAAGTCGGCTCCGGCGCGCCCTTCGGCATGACGGACGTGCTCATCCCAGGGCATCAGGACTACGTGAAGATGTTCGCCTTCTACGCCCTACAGACCTACTTCCCCTCCGTGCCACGCCATCAATTGAAGATGCTCATGAACAACGACGTGGTCACCTTCAATCCGGAGTCCATCCTACTGCGCAAGGGCACCGTCCCCTCGGCCATCTTCCTCATCCTGACCGGTGCCGTGGAAATGCTCGACACCACGAGCGAGGTGCACAACATTCTCTCCGCAGGCGGGCTGGTCGGCGAAATCGCCGGCATGGTCCGCGCGCCCGTGCAGGAGACCTTCCGCGCCATGAACTTCGTGCGCGCCCTGCGCATCCCAAGCACGCTGTATTTGGAATTCGTGCGCAGGGGCGGGCTGTACCACGACATCGAGCGCCTTCAGGATCGCCGGGACTTCCTCCAGAAGAGTTGGCTCTTCGGCGAGTCGCTGTCGTACCCGGTTCAAAACATCGTCGCCAACGCCATGACGCCGGAGTCCCTCACGTCGGGGACGGACATCCTGCGTGGACGCACTGACAGGCGCGAGCTGTTTCTCGTGCGGGAAGGGGAGGTCGAGGTTCTCATCGGCGGCAATGTTCTGGAAACGCTCGGCTTCGGCGATTTCTTCGGCGAGGGCAGCGTACTGTTCAACACCCCCTGCGTGCACCGGGTCCGCTCGGTGAACGCCGTGCAGCTCTTCCGCATCACGCACGACGTCATCCTCGACATCCCCATTGTGCGCTGGAAGCTCTTCGAGACCTACGAGCGGCGCATGAAGCTCATGCTCAACCCGGAGCTGGTGGGGGGGTCCATCTTCCAGTGGCGCGACGAATACGCAACGGGCGTGCCCGCCATGGACGCCCAGCACAAGGAACTGCTGCTCGCCGCGGACAGGGTCTACCACGCCTTGATTCAAGGCCGCTCCCGCGCGGACCTCGAAGAATTCGTCAATTTCCTCGTCGCGTACGCCAAGGCCCACTTCGACGACGAGGAACAACTCATGCGCGAGCACGACTACCCGGACCTCGAAACCCACCACCGCCACCACATGCGGCTCATGGAGGAGGTCGAGGCGCACCTCGCGGCCTTCCGCTCCGGAGAGCTTCAACTCGACGCGGAATTCATGGAATTCGTCAAGGACTGGCTCATCAACCACATCCTGCTCGATGACCGTCAGTACGGCAACGCCTTCGGCACGCCCCGCACGGACTGA
- a CDS encoding branched-chain amino acid ABC transporter permease, whose translation MQKYTFNAVLAMGAIVIVALSYYEVLDLYVQTVLMLMGINIILSASLNLVNGYMGEFSCGHAGFMCVGAYVSSLVTVILFTKDKVFGAPVLDPELAVWFFPVAIGIGAAVAALTGLIVALPSFKTRGDYLAIITIAANYMVISAIENMDFIGGPRGFQGMKRVVNSMTDVIDIPWMMIWIIVGTVFSVWLLRRFVSSTYGKGIIAICQDEVAAEIMSVDTNRMKLAAFMLSSGLAGLAGGLFAHVYGYINPQSFNILKSTECLVMVYLGGMGSLSGSVLSAVLFTLLIEALRFFIPELNAMMHGIGILPDSYEIGQVWKWVIIPMVLILLMQFRPEGILGNKELADVFPRLRKFYSFK comes from the coding sequence ATGCAGAAATACACGTTCAACGCGGTGCTGGCCATGGGGGCCATCGTCATCGTGGCCCTGTCGTACTACGAGGTGCTCGACCTCTACGTGCAGACCGTGCTCATGCTCATGGGCATCAACATCATCCTCTCGGCAAGCCTCAACCTCGTGAACGGCTACATGGGCGAGTTCTCCTGCGGCCACGCGGGCTTCATGTGCGTGGGCGCCTACGTGTCCTCGCTGGTGACGGTCATCCTGTTCACCAAGGACAAGGTCTTCGGCGCTCCCGTGCTCGACCCCGAACTCGCGGTGTGGTTCTTCCCCGTGGCCATCGGCATCGGCGCGGCCGTCGCCGCGCTGACAGGGCTCATCGTGGCTCTGCCCTCGTTCAAGACCCGTGGCGACTATCTGGCCATCATCACCATCGCGGCCAACTACATGGTCATCTCCGCCATCGAGAACATGGATTTCATCGGCGGCCCGCGCGGCTTTCAGGGCATGAAGCGTGTGGTCAACTCCATGACCGACGTCATTGACATCCCGTGGATGATGATCTGGATCATCGTCGGCACGGTCTTCTCGGTGTGGCTGCTGCGGCGCTTCGTCTCTTCCACCTACGGCAAGGGCATCATCGCCATCTGTCAGGACGAGGTTGCGGCGGAGATCATGAGCGTCGACACCAACAGGATGAAGCTTGCGGCGTTCATGCTGTCGTCGGGCCTCGCCGGTCTGGCGGGCGGTCTGTTCGCCCACGTCTACGGCTACATCAATCCGCAGTCGTTCAACATCCTGAAGTCCACCGAGTGTCTGGTCATGGTCTACCTCGGCGGCATGGGATCGCTTTCCGGCTCCGTGCTTTCGGCGGTGCTGTTCACGCTGCTCATCGAGGCCCTGCGGTTCTTCATCCCGGAACTCAACGCCATGATGCACGGCATCGGCATCCTGCCCGACTCCTACGAGATCGGACAGGTGTGGAAGTGGGTCATCATCCCGATGGTCCTCATCCTGCTCATGCAGTTCAGGCCCGAAGGCATTCTGGGCAACAAGGAACTTGCCGACGTGTTCCCGCGGCTGCGCAAGTTCTACTCCTTCAAGTAA
- a CDS encoding ABC transporter ATP-binding protein — protein MALLEISNLTQKFGGLQAVSDFNVSIEEGSLVGLIGPNGAGKTTIFNLTSGFYQPTEGHIVFNGRDTRGLRPHQITGLGIARTFQNIRLWHDMSVLDNIRVSQHYRMGYNVWDAFLRTRRYVEAERGIDSIAWDLLDAMDLRDYANELPKNLPYGLQRRVEIARAMSIRPKLLLLDEPAAGLNSADVEDLIRLVGWIHREFNITIWMIEHQMKVVMSLCSEIKVIDFGATIAEGTPDHIQSDPTVIKAYLGDENI, from the coding sequence ATGGCGCTACTCGAAATATCCAATCTCACCCAGAAGTTCGGCGGACTGCAAGCCGTCTCGGACTTCAACGTGTCCATCGAGGAAGGTTCGCTGGTGGGACTCATCGGTCCCAACGGCGCGGGCAAGACGACCATCTTCAACCTCACCTCCGGCTTCTACCAGCCCACCGAGGGGCACATCGTCTTCAACGGCCGCGACACCCGGGGCCTTCGGCCCCATCAGATCACCGGCCTCGGCATCGCCCGGACCTTCCAGAACATCCGCCTGTGGCACGACATGAGCGTGCTCGACAACATCCGCGTGTCGCAGCACTACCGCATGGGCTACAACGTGTGGGACGCCTTCCTGCGCACCCGCCGCTACGTCGAGGCCGAGCGCGGCATCGACTCCATCGCATGGGACCTGCTCGATGCCATGGACCTGCGCGACTACGCCAACGAGCTGCCAAAGAACCTCCCCTACGGTCTCCAGCGCCGGGTGGAGATCGCCCGGGCCATGTCCATCCGCCCGAAGCTTCTGCTGCTGGACGAGCCCGCCGCAGGCCTGAACTCCGCCGACGTGGAGGACCTCATCCGCCTCGTGGGCTGGATTCATCGCGAATTCAACATCACCATCTGGATGATCGAACACCAGATGAAGGTGGTCATGTCCCTGTGCTCCGAAATCAAGGTCATCGACTTCGGAGCGACCATCGCCGAGGGCACCCCGGACCATATCCAGTCCGACCCCACGGTCATCAAAGCCTATCTGGGAGACGAGAATATCTGA
- a CDS encoding ABC transporter ATP-binding protein produces the protein MLLSVKDLYVKYGNIEALHGISFHVDEGEIVTLIGSNGAGKSTTLHSIMRLPPPEAPRVTSGDIAFRGESILGMAPHTVVSTLHMALVPEGRHIFGNLTVMENLTLATYARKDAHGAQRDLERVFELFPRLAERRRQRSESLSGGEQQMLAVGRALMSGCNFILLDEPSMGLAPLLMYDMFRTLKRLNQDGMTILLVEQNARLALQFAHRGYVIDTGEIVAEGTGLELLDNPEVKKAYLGG, from the coding sequence ATGCTGCTCTCCGTCAAAGATCTCTACGTCAAATACGGCAATATCGAGGCCCTGCACGGCATCTCCTTCCACGTGGACGAAGGGGAGATCGTCACGCTCATCGGCTCCAACGGCGCGGGAAAGTCCACCACGCTGCACTCCATCATGCGCCTGCCCCCGCCGGAGGCCCCCCGCGTGACCTCGGGCGACATCGCCTTTCGCGGCGAATCCATCCTCGGCATGGCCCCGCACACCGTCGTCTCGACGCTGCACATGGCGCTGGTGCCCGAGGGACGCCACATCTTCGGCAACCTCACCGTCATGGAGAACCTGACGCTGGCCACCTACGCCCGCAAGGACGCCCACGGCGCACAGCGCGACCTCGAACGCGTGTTCGAGCTGTTCCCCAGGCTGGCCGAACGCCGCAGGCAGCGTTCCGAATCGCTGTCCGGCGGCGAGCAGCAGATGCTGGCCGTGGGCCGCGCGCTCATGTCCGGGTGCAACTTCATCCTGCTCGACGAGCCGTCCATGGGCCTTGCGCCGCTACTCATGTACGACATGTTCCGCACGCTCAAGCGCCTCAATCAGGACGGCATGACCATCCTGCTCGTGGAGCAGAACGCGCGCCTCGCCCTCCAGTTCGCGCATCGCGGCTATGTCATCGACACGGGCGAGATCGTGGCCGAGGGCACGGGGCTGGAGCTGCTGGACAATCCAGAGGTCAAGAAGGCCTACCTCGGCGGCTGA